The genomic stretch ACAAGTCATCAAGGCACTGTGTTGCCCAAGTGACTGCAGAAGATGAAGTATACCGGGGTTTCAAAAAGATGGAGACAAGATGGGTTAGTGTCAAGAGAGGTGCTAAGAATAACTGACTTTAGTCCTTGAGACACAATCACTAGAGATGATGCTCAGAAACAGGGAAAGAACATATATAATGcagataattatttttatgtcttcttcacAGCAGCAGTTTCTACTGTTTAAATATCATTGTTCTCATTAGTTAAACATCAGAACTATTACTGTTATTTAGCCATTCCTTTGTACATGCAAAGCTTTTGGTCCTTCATTAGTTTATCTCAAACTGATATTTTCATAACTATAAATGATATTTTGTCTCCCGAACTTAAATTATCTACCATTTGTCCAGTTAAATAAAACAATCTTGTCTTCAAAATCATAACTATTTTTAACCATTAAATCTCTTCAGAACTAGCTAATTTCACAGCccgaagatttaaaaaaaatattttatcattaatgAGACTAGAGCAAAACAAATTTAGCTGTTATTCCTTAAAATATAACTACTTGACAAATTATGTTCTATAATGCAAATCAATAATAAATGTAATATCTAAAATGAGAGATGCAGAACATATCAACAAAGCATCTTCTGTGCTTGACAAAAAATATCAGGAGCAAAGCCAACTTTAAATGCAAATGATTAGCTTTTCTTATATTGCTCCAGTGGTATCAATCAAAACTTAAACATTCTGAAGCACACAACAAAATTAAAACGCATACCTTATTAGCTGCTTCCAAGGAATTTATTAGCTTCTGCAGCTCTTCTTTACTCATTTCAACAGAATATGGCTTGACTTCACCATTTTCTTTTACATCTAGATAAAGGTTTAAAAGTGGCATTTGTAATGAAGCAATCTTGTCACTAGAAAGTGCAAGctgtttaaaatgaaagaaatagtaattaagtagttttaaaaaggaatatactAAATATGCATCAGAGCTTAtgaacaacacattaaaaaaaaagtactcttGTTTGCTATGAAGTACAGGAAAATATGAAAGGGATAAAGGGAATTAAATGCATGCCAAACCAGCATATAtttgaacagaaaaagaaaggacagTGAATGAAAACAAGACAATAGTTTAGGGACAACTAGTTGGGATTCTGTAGTAGTAGATAGCTAGAGCAGTGCTATGGCTCAGAAGTACCAAATGGGTCCAAGAAACAGAGAATTCTTAAAGAAGTGTAATGACACCAAGAGGACCGAAGTCCACGTACAAAGATTAAACTAAAAACATGGTGCAGCTCAGAAATTAAGATGCATAAATAATGAGTAGTTAACTCTCCATTAAACTACTGACAAATGTTATCAAGATACCACCTTCAATTAGAGCCAGTTAACAAAAATATGACACTTTTCCCTCTTACACTCTCTGTCCAAAATCAGTAGCTGAGAGGAAATGGAAGAACCAAATGTTTATGATACTAAAGCTTTCTGAAACAAGCATCATAGCTTCACTGGCAGATGGCAAAGAGACACTCAATTTTCCTGGAATTTGAGCCAGGAACCCCATAACAACTGAATTTTGGAGTGCAACCACTTGTAAAAATTGACTGGGGCAATGATAAAGGGCTCCTTCTCTGTGGTATATACACTACAGGACCAAATAAACCTTCACACAACTCCTCCATCTTCTCTCTCCAAAATACAGGACTCAGCATATCTGAGATCACCTTCAGGTCGCCCACCTCATCGTTAATTCTCTTCAGTATTTCCAGTAAGTGATTTCTTAGCCTATGCTTGAGTACCAGCAAGGAGGATGAGTGTGCTAACTCAAAAAGAGGTTAGAATAATTTTCAGACACTCATAGGGGTTAGATTATTATTTCTTAAGTTGAAATTCAACCTATTTCTCTGTAAAACATATACTTTAGCCCTGTCCTATCCCCCAAAGCCACAAAGCACATATCTATTCCTTCATCCACGTCTTAAAACTTCAGTTAATTAAATTCATTATAATTGTAATGTTATTATACAGGGTTCAGATGTCTGCAGTGCAAGTTAACACAAAAGACGTGATTTTAATtatctttgatatatttttaagaaaatgtatctcaaaaacaaattttagatatcagttcagttcagtcgctcagtcatgtccaactctttgcgaccccatgaactgcagcatgccaggccttgctgtccatcaccaactcctggagttcacccaaactcatatgtccatcaagtcagtgatgccatccagccatctcatcctctgtcatccccttctcctcctgcccccaatccctcccagcatcagagtcttttccaatgagtcaactcttcacatgaggtggcgaaaggactggagtttcagctttagcatcagtccttccaaagaacacccaggattgatctcctttagaatggactgactggatctccttgcagtccaagggactctcaagagccttctccaacaccacagttcaaaagcatcaattcttcggtgctcagcttttaactctcacatccatacatgaccacaggaaaaaccatagccttgactagatggacctttgttggcaaagtaacgtctctgcttttgaatatactatctaggatggtcataacttttcttccaaggagtaatcgtcttttaatttcatggctgcagtcaccatctgcagtgattttggagccccccaaaataaagtctgacactgtttccactgtttccccatctatttgtcatcaagtgatgggaccagatgccatgatcttcgttttctgaatgttgagctttaagccaactttttcactctcctctttcactttcatcaagaggctttttagttcctcttcactttctgccataagggtggtgtcatctgcatatctgaggttattgatatttctcccggcaatcttgattccagcttgtgcttctcccagcccagcgtttctcatgatgtactctgcatagaagttaaataagcagggtgacaatatacagccttgacggactccttttcctatttggaaccagtctgttgttccatgtccagttctaactgttgcttcctgacctgcatatagatttctcaagaggcaggtcacggtggtctggtattcccatctcttttagaattttctagtttattgtgatccacacagtcaaaggctttggcctagttaataaagcagaaatagatgtttttctggaactctcttccttttaccAGGATCCATTTTAGATATATaatattacaaaaaaataatgtattcaaaaagtgaaacagaaaGTGTTCTCCTCCTGAAAacactcctgtctgactctttgtgactccagggtctgtagcccaccaggctactctgttcatgggattctccagcaagaatactagactgggttgccatttccttctccaaataaaaaatatactcataattaaatatattctcACCTTTATCTGCCAATCAAAATCCTGTAGTTGTGCAGAGGAAATATCAACTATTTCTGCCAAAAGAGTCTTCTTGATTTCATCTTTCCTACTTTTTAAGCATTTCATGATAGCTTCTTGATGAGATGAATTCAACTGATTCAACTGTTGAGAtatctatgaaaataaaaataaatggttagaaaataagtgaaaaggcctttctgtttaaaatgtaaacaacAGTTACATTCTTATTtcatataatctttaaaatggtAGTAAATGGGGGAAAATACTAATATAACTATAAAAAGAATAAGATGAGAATGCATAACCAGTAAACAAGAAGTTTTAACAAGGTTTtgcaaaacagaaaggaaaagggcTGATTGATGAACCAACATGGGAGTGAATACATTGAAAACCACTAAAGCTGATTTacctatattaatatataagacaaaatagactttaaggcaAAAAGACTTACAAGAAATAGAACAAGATAGTAAAGGGGTTGTTcaacagaaataaacaacaaTCACAAATTTGTGTTCACCTAGTAACATGGCCTCCAAATATATAAAGCAGTGAAACTCagcagaaaaagcaaaatgggtaaATCAACTTTCATAGAGATGCTAACACACGTCTCAGTAATGGATGGAAAGAGAAAGCACTGTAAAGATACAGCACTGAGAAACACTTTCTACTTAATCTAACTACACATAGAACACTACACCCTACAACTGAAAAGTACATATTATCTTCAAATATATATGGAACATTACCCGAAAATGAACCATATGTTGAGCCATGCCACAAATCACAACAGATTTCAAACACCTGGAatcatattaattatatttttgagTCATTGTGTAATTAAATTAGAACTGAACAAaacttttccaaatatttaaaaattaagcagcATGGTAACACAGTACTAAGTGACGAAGTAAATCTTGCATAAACTCtttcatagaaaaaagaaaacaaacaacaacaacttcctAATTCATTCCACAAGATGGGAATAAAACTTGATATTTTGACAAAAACATTATAGGCAAAAAATTATGGGCCAAGATACTcaaacatagatgaaaaaaatcctaataaaatattggcaaaccaaaaacaattttaaaagaataatatatcatgaccaagttggATTTATTTTGGTAAAGTtagtttaacattcaaaaatcaatgtaagacatcacattaacaaaataaaggtGAAGAtataaattcaggaaaaaaacaattttataaaattcaatacCTATGAATTCTCAGCAAAGTAAGAATCAGTGGAAGCTTCTTTAATCTAATCATTGATATCAATAAAATCATACAGCTAACATATTAAATTGTGAAATACTGAACACATACATTCCCCCTAAAGTTAGACAAGGcactgctttttttcttcttttcttttctaaaactgtCCTGAAGACATTAGCCAATGcaatcagagggaaaaaagaaataaaagctattaaaattgaaaaagaaaatgattacatACCAAAAAAACTCCCCCTCAAATTTATAAACCATTATATATAGTAGataggggcttccatggtggctcatatgataaataatttgcctgaaatacaggagacctgggttcgatccccgggtcaggaagatactctggagaagggaatggttacccactccagtatttcttgcctagagaattccatggacagagaagcctggtgggctacagtccatggtattgcaaagagttggacaagactgagcaacttacacttctatatagtaaataaatttagaaagattgtTGAACACAGAGTAAGTATACAAAAACCAACTTGGGTTTCCACATACTAGCAATATGCAATTGGAGAACAAAATTTAAGAACATCCTAAacatcacttaaaaataaatacaataaaacatttGCGAGACCTCTACACTGAGAACTACAAAATATGAGAGAGAAACTGAAACTAATCTAAATAAACAGAAGGTAACACCAAGTTCATAGATCAGAAGGCTCAATAATGCTGTCAGTTCTCTCCAAAATAGTCTAGAAACTCAGTGCAACCCATGCTGTGGACTTAatgtcccctcaaaattcatattaaaactCTGACCCTCAAGATAGTATCTAGAAATGGGACCTTTGACACAAAATCAGGCTTAGATGAGGTGATGAAGGTAAGACCCTCATGATGGGATCAGTTCCCTTGTAAGAAACATCAGAGAGtttgctccctctctctctgcaccTGCCCCACGCCCCCCACAGCCAtcagaggacacagtgagaaggcaaaAACCTTCGGCAAGGAAAAAGCCCTCCCTCATCAGGGGCCAGAATCAGCCAGTGCCTTAATTTTGTGCCCCTAaactctagaactgtgagaaattaatTCCTCTTATTTAAGCTATCCATTTTAAGGTATTTTGTTGTGGCAGCCCAAGCTAATACTCTCCATCAAAATTCCAGCAAGTGTTTTGGTTAAAATtgactgattttaaaatgtacctGAAATTATGGAGGATATAGAAAAATCAAAGCTATCTTGAAGAAATACAAGGTTGAAGGTCTTCTACTATCAGATATCAAAATTTAATGTAATGCAGCTCTAATTCTACCATAATTTAAGCCATTGTGATATGGGTAAATACAGGCAAACAGACTCATGGAGTAGAAAAAGAGTCCAGATACAGACCCAAACATATATGGTCACCTGCATTTCCCAGAAAGGCTGCACAGCAATTCTGTGGGGTAAGGATGGTCATTTCAACAAGTGGATTTCATATGGAAAAATCTCAACTTAATACTTACTCCATATACCAATAGTAATTCAAATATATCACTGACATAAATAAAAGCTAGAACAATCAAACCACTaccaaaaaatatatgaaaatgttttCATGATTTTGGCACAAACATTCCTTAAACGCAGCATTAACATTACCAACCATCAAGAGAAAATACTGACAAATTGGACTTGATTAAAATTCAGAACTTCTATTCAACAAAAGACACTAGGAAGAGACTAAAAAGACAAGCAACAAAatagaagatatttaaaatacacatatcCAAGAACTCATATTCAGAATACCATCCAAatcaaaatgataaatatatgtAACTTCATTTCTCCCCAAGTGGGCAACCTACACAAACATGCCCAAATTACTTTTGACAAAGGTACAAAAGCAGTTTAATGGAAAGATACCCCATGACCCTGCAGTTTTACTTTAAGACTTCTAGAAAAGCTGAGCAATTTATGTATGAcaagacacacacaaaatgtttgcagcagcactattcataataatGAAAGGGGCAATGATCCAACTGGTCATCAGTAGGGAGACAGAAAAATAAGTCTTACTAATGCCTATCATCAAATACTACAAGGAGATGAAACACATAAACCAGATCAATACTTTTTAACATTGATAAATCTAAAACACAGTATTgctgaaaaaattataaatgtatacatacattaCCACTCACAAGTTACACATTTAAACAGCTCAAATAATTGTATATATTGCTTAAAGATGCAAACATTCACACATTAGGGAATACGAAACATGCATACAAATTCACTAGTGGTTTCTTCTATTCGAAGGGTGATATTTACATGTATCTACAATGCCTTGtttctaaaacacacacacacacatacacacctgaaatacataaagtaaaatgttaacaattgtTTAATTGTGGTAATGGGAATATAGGTATCACTTATAtaccttttaattttcttccacGATTTAAATGTTTCACAATTTAATATAAGACAACCAATCAGAAACAAAAGTACAAAACCCCAAAACTTCCACAGATTTTTCCACTTACTCACAATTATTAGGTTTTTATTgctatcacaaagagtcggacacgactgagcgactgaactggaactgattTTATACacttggacctccctggtggctcagatggtaaagaatctgcctgcaatgcgggagatgtgcattcaatccctgggtcggggagatcccctggagaagggaacggctacctactccagtattcttgcctggagaattccatgggctgagaagcctggcgagttatagttcatggggctgcaaagagtcagataggaccggagtgactaacactgtcacttttcatTATACACTTCCTGAGGATGTATTACACGGTACCCTAaacaccaaaatttaaaaaaaaaatctgaacatgAATTATCAAGGTATTGAAATCTGGAGCAAAGTTACCTCTTCGTCAGATAAATTTTTACCAACCACAGCTTTGAAAAAGGTGGTAATGTCTTCTAGAACATGCATCCATTCTGTTGAATCCCAAACACTGTGATAATCCTGGTAGAGAGGATAAGTTCGGCCACAAATGCCATCAATTATTTTGTGAAGAAGCTagagagaaaaaacaagagagagtaataaatgtaattataagtaaaattataaaatagatttaTCTTCCTTGTAGCAAATAAATGTTATTGGCAGAAGTTCATGTTATCTGCAGAAAAGCTGAGGCTGAAAAGCAACTATctttaacattattttattaactaaaagtcagagctacacacacacacacacacacacacacacacacacacactttccatAATTTTGTCCACCTTcagaaactaaaataattttacagACATGCTGTTGTTTCTCCAATGTTCCTAAAAggaagatggtgagtgcagcaGTTTCTCCTTGGGATTCCTTAGACTTCATATTTATACCAATAACCAAAATACAAGGTATGAGTCTTAAAGCAAAGTCTTTCAACTGTAAATCTACAAACCCCTTCTCTCCATTTTCCATAGCACCCATACTTAACTTCTTTCAGTCCACTCCAAAAAACCTCTCATTGACTTACTTTctccttttcacatttctttctctctaccCTAGCTTAATGCCAGCAATGGAAATCCtaacacatatataactgaacaTGTGATTAAATCTGTGGCTTTTAGAACTAAACTGGCTAGTCTGAATCTTATTCTCACTATTTACTACTTTTGCCAAGTTACTTAAAGATTCTTTGCtggtttcctcatgtgtaaaatgagggTATCATCTACCCCCATAATGTTGTTTTAAGGATTGAAGAAGGATACATGCAAATCACTTGGCACACTCCTGACATTAAACATTGCTTCCCATTGTTATCCTTCTTCTTCTTACTAGTTGTAATTATCATCATCACTATTACTACTGGTACTATCATAACATCCACACCTCTAACATATATTAACTGAGTACCTACTGTATCACCACTACTCTAGGCAAGTGATCAATacagttttctttctcaagagaTATTGGTGTGTTGTAAGAAGAGTACCTGAATCCAAATAACTTGGAAATGCATTTAAACAGCAAAGAGGCTTCCAACTCTTTTCTCCTGGATCATGTTCCAGTGCATTTTAAGCAGAAACTCCTTCTCTGTAACACCATACTTATTGGAACAGAGATGAGTAATTGGTGACCCTAATGCCAAACGAAGGCTAATGCACTGTGAACAGAACTTTTATTTACCATAAATTAACCAACAACATTTTCAATTTGAAATCATTCAAAATTCTCTACCTACACTTCACCTTATCCCAAACTGTCCCCAATGCTAAAGTAAAACCCAGAACTCAAATTGAAAACTAAGAGCACTATGTTTTTGGAACAtagtctttttaaattaattcacaaATATGTAACAAGCACTTCATCCCAGTTATTAAACAGGTTAAtgcaaatacaaagaaaaaataactataaTAGCTAGCATTTATAGAGCCCTAATTATATACCAAACACTGTGCTGATCTTCATTACAACCCTGTAAAGTAAGTCttgctattatcccca from Capricornis sumatraensis isolate serow.1 chromosome 7, serow.2, whole genome shotgun sequence encodes the following:
- the COMMD8 gene encoding COMM domain-containing protein 8; amino-acid sequence: MEPEEGTPLWRLQKLPAERGLQLLHKIIDGICGRTYPLYQDYHSVWDSTEWMHVLEDITTFFKAVVGKNLSDEEISQQLNQLNSSHQEAIMKCLKSRKDEIKKTLLAEIVDISSAQLQDFDWQIKLALSSDKIASLQMPLLNLYLDVKENGEVKPYSVEMSKEELQKLINSLEAANKVVLQLK